The Pseudanabaena sp. ABRG5-3 genome includes the window TCAGCCGTTAACTGCAAAAAATCTGAAACCGATCCAACCTTCCAACCATTAGCCTCTAAACGCTCTCTTTTAGCTTGATCCATCATATTCTCCTACCTAATCAGCATCATATCTACTAAGTCTCTTTCTACAAATATCAATCACATTTTTAGGTGTCGTTCTCGTTGATTTATTAAAAACCTCCACGATCAAAATTGCATCATCATCAATTCGATAAATGATTCTCCAGTTTTTCTCTGTATCTTGAATTCATAACTCATGACAGCGATCTCCTATACTTGGCATCGGGCAAGAATGGGGCAATCCAATAGATAAACCTTGCTGCAATTGCCTGAGCAGAACACCTGTTTCCACTCGTATTTCTTGACTGAAAGGTGGAGTTTTAACCTCACCATATCGCTCTATACCATATTTGATATATTAGCATAGATTAATTTGATCACGTTTTTGGTCGGGGTATGATTGGGCGATCACATTTTGGGTGAGTGATTGGACGATCATTTTTTTGTGGGTGATTGGGCGATCGTGTTGATGATTAATGATTATCGCCAAAAAGGATTTCAAAAAGTTGAATGTTGTAACATTTGTGGTAACATCAAGCTAAAAGATGATTAAACATAATCTACTTGAGAAAATAACCATGCTTCTAAATGTCAAAAAAAGAGGAAACTCCCTAAGCGTTATCATTCCAAAAGAAATGGCAGTCAGCATGAATATTGAAGATGGTGATAATCTGTTTGCAACTAAAACTCCATCTGGATATGAGATTTCAGCATACGATCCTGATTTCGCAAAAAAGATGGAAGTAGCCCGACGGGGAATGAAGAAATATCACAACGCATTGATTGAGTTGGCTAAATGATCGAACCTTATTGGCTTGAAACTCATGACGTTTGCGCTATACATAATGAAATTATCGCAGAGTCGGGTGGCGCTGCGGGAATTTTGAATGAAGGTGCTTTGGAATCAACTTTATTCAAGCCCAGAAATATCTATCATTACGAAGAAGTTGTAACTTTATACAAACTAGCTGCATCTTACGGCTATGGGCTAGTAAAAAATCATTGTTTTGTTGATGGTAATAAGAGAATTGCCCTGATCGCTGTTTATACATTCTTAGCAATTAATGGAATTGAACTTATAGCATCAGAGACTGATGCAGCAATCTTTTTTCTAGAATTAGCCGCAAGTTTTGGAAAACAAGAAGAAGATATGAATAGACTAGCAAATTGGCTGCAAATTAATAGCGAACCTATTAACGACTAGTGCGATCGTGTTGTTTTTAAGTGAGTGATTGGGCGATCGCGTTTTTGGTGATTGATTGGGCGATATGCAAAAACAAACTTAACCCTTCACCCTTTCTTTCGCCTTCTTATAAGCAGGATCGTGAATATCGAAACTAATCACCCTTACCCTTTTCGGCGCAGGTTTTTCAAAAATTCGATAGACCAGTCTATATTCCGTATCATCAAAGGGAATCTCCAAAGCATGATAACCACGCAAATCACCCTTTAACTTATGACAACTCAAAATCCCTCCAGTATCAGGACATGACTGCAAAATCGGCTTAAATAACCCCTCAAAATCAGTTCTCAAAATCATCGGCAAAATTGGCAAATCTTCTGATATCACAAGTGGATGCACATGCAAAAAATACTTAGCGCGTATAGCCACGCAGCTTAATCTCCCTATTCACCTGTTCCAAATCAAACTCCTCATCTAGAGTTCCCATCGTCACCCACTCATCTTCTTTAATAGGCTTAGCAATGCGCTCAATTGCCTTAGACTCAGCAGAACTCAAAAACAATCGATTTTCTCTTTGTAACTTCTCCGAGATCGCTTCACGCAACCAATTCATCCGCCCCTGTGAGGGCAAACTATTAAAAACATCTGAGGGCAAAGACACTGTGACGCGCTTAGTTATGCTTTTTGCTTTCACTTAAGTACCTCTTCCAATCAATCCTCTAGAATATTTTATCCTAGTGTAATAACTATTGGCGATCGCGTTTTTGTTAGGGGATGGTTAGGCGATCGCGTTGGTAATTTTGTTTTTGCACTAATATTAAGATTATTACTTCTACATACAATTCATCATGGCTCAGGCGATCGCAGCAAAAGATGTAACGCTAAGGGAATTAAAGCAAAATTTTGGGCTTCAGATATCTCAAGATGCATCTTTTTTTGATGAATGGTTGAATGGTTTTACACCATTAAGTGAAGAAGATCACCATTTATTAGATCGGGTGAAAGCTAATTTTCTAGAATTGATGGAAGATCCACCAATGTTAGAGAATACAGTGAAAATGGTAGTACTTGCACCATTGTTAGATCTCGCTGGCTTTTATCACAAGCCATTTCGGATTGAGACAGAAACAGCTATAGCATTAGAAATGAAAGATGAAGAAGCAATAATTCGGGGGCGAATCGATGTATTGGTGATCAAAAATCAGCTTTGGTTATTAGTCATTGAATCAAAACGAAGTGATTTTGCAGTAACAAGAGCGATTCCACAAGCTTTAGCTTATATGTTGAGTAATACGGAAACTGTACAACCAACATTTGGCATGATTACTAATGGGAATGAATTTTTATTTTTGAAAACTTCACAAAATGAGTATGCTAATTCACGGCTATTTTCTTTGGTAAACCCTAATAATGAACTTTATGAAGTATTACAAATACTAAAACATCTAGGCTCAAAAATATGTATGTAAGCTTTGCGATTAAATCAAATCACCTAATAAACTTGATACTTCACCTTGCATATTAGTACGGTTATCGTCGTAAAGCATTAATGTATCTAGCTTTTTATGACGCGAGAGTTTTTGAACTTTGCGAACATTACCATTAGTAGCATCAAGGGCAGCCGTGATCGCCGAGTGACGAATACGGTGGGGAGACATTTTTTTGGTGATTCCTGAGTCTCGCGCCAGTTGATCGACAATTTGGTAAATTGCCGTACCAGTCAGTCTATGTCCTTGATTGACGGGATCGAGAGACTGAAATAATGGGCGATCGCTACTTTTTGTCTTAAGTTGAGATAGCCAGTCTTGAATTGCGTTAGCAGTTCCTATACTAAGACTAATGAGACTCTTTTGAGAGCCACGTCCCTTGCCTAAAATTTGCAGCGATCGCGCTTCATAGTCAAAATCACCGATATTCGCGCTAACGACTTCATTGCGACGCAGAGCATTGTCCCAAAGCAGTCTCAAAATTGCGAAATCGCGTTTTCCCTTGACAGTAGTTCTATCTATTTTTAAGAGCATCGTGCGGATACCATCGGGCTTAATCCCTGTCGTATCGCGATAGGTTTGGACTGCCTCAGTTTGGACATCATCGAGATTCCAATTGCATTTACCTAGTTTGGCGGCAAAATTTACTAAGGATTTGAGAGCCGATAGACGACGGTTAATTGTCGATTCTTTTAATCCTTGAGTAATCAGATCTGACTTGTAGCGCAGGGCGATCGCGATCGCCTCAAAACGATTTAACTGCAAAAACTGGGCAATTACTGTCTCAGTGGGCTTCTGTCCATAGGCAGCCAGAAAAAAGTAACGTAAATCCTTCTCATAGGCGCGTCTAGTGTTGAGACTCCGTTTATCTGCGAGGAGAGAAGTGAGAATGTCTGGATTAAATCCTGTCAAAGCATAGGGAATTGCACTAGAAACAGCACTCAGTTGAGTCTTATCAGTATCTAAATAAGTCCCAGTTTGATTCTCAGATTCTAAATTAGATACAGGCGATAGTCTTAATTGAGACTCATCAGTCTCAATTATAGTCTTATTAAGTGTCTCAAAATCTTGATTTAAGGCATGATTTAAGGCATATTTTTCTTGGCTAAATCGCAACCGTTCAGGTGCGATCGCCTCAGTAATACCCGCATTAGTGACTGCTCGTTTGACAATGCCATAGATAGCGGTTCCCGTCAGCCTATGCCCATATTTAGCGCGATCTAGGGATATAAATAGTGGCGTTGGAGTATCTTCATCCTCGTTAGGAAGATGCGTTAAATTGAGCCAGTCCTGTAATGCGGTGGCTGTGTCTAAACTGAGACTAATAATTTCCTTTGGGTTTAATTGCCCCTGCCGCTTATAGCGTTTATCAACCCGTAGCGATCGCCCCTCACAATCGACATCATTAATATTAATCGCAGCAACCTGCTGTCTTTTTAGAGAATTCTCGATGAGTAATCGCAAAATTGCATAATCACGCTGACCTGCCAATGTATCGCGATCGCAAGCCCTAAGAAGTCGCTCTGATAAGTCGCTCTGTAAGGTCATTAGTCATTACACATCATGATTTACTGCTAAAAACTTTGTAAGCGATCGCCACTAAAATCACTAAACCAAAGAAGGGTAGCCAGTTATAGCGAATCCAATAAAGCAAATTATTAAAAAAGTAACTAGCTTCACGGGATACCCATGTTGCAATTACCAAAGCCCCTACAAACATCACAAAATACATCACTATCTTTGTCATTGTCTTCTTTCCTAGAGAATTCTCTTTAAAAATGATTCTGCTACAAATGCAATACAGATTAGCGTGATTACTCCATATTGCTCACCACTACCCAAACTCAACCATTTTAGAGATTGAGCTATCGATGCGCCACTGCCAGCAGCACCCTCAGTAAAACGCATCATAATGTTAAATACAAGATGAGTAACACTAATGGCTAAAACCTTGCTTATTAGGCTTTTATTCATTCCTGTTTTATCTGCAATTCACACATAATCATAACAAAAAGCCTATGTCGCGTACTTCCCCATACCAGCCTGTCCTTTTACGATTGCTACATAGCGCGATCGCTCTATTAGTATTTGGCTCATTGATAACAGGCTTTATGGTTTATGACCGATACGACAAGCGGTTTGGAACCCTTAACTTACCAATAATCCCTAATACTCAAGGCATTCATGGCACGATCGCTTTAGCCTTTTTATGTCTCTTGCCCCTCTTTGCAATTTACTGCTTTCATATAGGCGATCGTCGTCTAATCCAAAAGGAATCACTCAAACAGCTCCAAGAAGTGGGTAAACCGATTTGGTGGATCTCATTACAGCGATTTGCCAATAGTTTGCTCCTGTTATCTGCAACCTTTGCCGTTATTACAGGACGGATGATGCAGGAAGAATGGCTACCCACTGGAGAATTTAATCACATTTGGTATATTGGGCATTTAATAGGATGGCTATTAATGATTGTTAGCATAGCCATACATCTATTAATGAGTGCCAAAGTTGGAGGCTTACCCCTATTGCTCTCAATTTACAACTGGAAAATTCGCCCAGAGGACATGCCTAAATTTTGGTTGCGAGGGTTTAAACTTAAGCCTTCCACGACATTTCTCTTCATTTTTGAAGTATTAGTTATTGGTGGAATTGCGATCGCCTTTATCTTGCCAGCCATCTTTCCAGCACCTCAAGTCGGCTAGACATTACTTAATCTCTGAAAGCAATCCATATAAAATGGGCTTTAGTTGCTCCCCCTGTATAGAAACATGAGAAAAAAAGACTTAACTCTACGCAGCGATCATAGTTGGGAATCCGAAGAAGGATACAAAATATTTGTTGCCGATCGCGGTGCAGTACGCTTTGATTTCCCCAAAGATTGGATCGTGAAATTTAAGGAAAAGTCCGTCAGCTTCCATGATTTTGAGCCAACCGATGATACAGGCGCATTAGAAATGTCCTTCAATCGACTCCCACCAAACGATTGGAGTACATTCCCTCTCAAGAAGACTCTTCAACAAATCCTCGATGATGACGATCGCGAAATCCTCCATAGAAGCAAGGTTACTAGCGCCAATCGCGATGGGATGAGACTCGTTTGGGCCGATATCCGTTATATCGATGCTACCGAAAAAAGAGAAGCCACCTCCCGCATTTTGGTTGGTATTGGTGGCAATGTCCAAGTCCTATTTACCTTTGACTATTGGACAGAAGGCGAAGAACAAATGCGTGAAGTTTGGGAAGCGATGTTGCGATCGCTACGTCTTGGCTTGTTTATACCTGACCCCACCAGAGGTCAAGTTGTTAATCCCAACCTTAACTAAGTAGCAAAGCCCCAAAACCTGTGGCGAACGCGCAGCGTTCGCCACAGGTTTTGGGGCTTTATATTTAACCAGCTACTTAATAAAAGTGGCAGTAGTAAGCTGCCACTTTTATCTTTTGGTGTATTGTTAACTCACTCAAAGTGATTTAGGATAAACGGCGCAAAGTGTCTGAAAATGTCTGATTTAAAAGATTAGATCTTGGTGGATATTCAACTGGGTATAAAAATATGGGTCAAGTAATCGCAACAGTCAATATGAAAGGTGGAGTAGGTAAAACCACCTTAACCGTAAATATTGCCACCTGCCTAGCTAAAATCCATCGCAAAAAGGTTTTAGTCGTCGATTTAGATACCCAAATCAGTGCGACCCTGAGTATGATTTCACCCGCCGAGTTTGCCAAATGCCGCAAAGAAAATCGCACACTTAGGCATTTAGTAAGTCAAGCAATCACCCGTTATGGCGTACATGTCGAAGATCCTGAAGAGAAAATATACCAAGTTAGAGATATTGTTATTCCCCATGTTTGCAAAGTCCAAGGCTTAGACCTTCTAGTAGGCGATATTGACCTATACGATGAGTTCCTCGTCTCAGAGATGCTCTATAACCGCTCTCTCCTATACGAAGAAAAGCAAACCTTCCAGCAAACATGGAGCAAATTTGAGCAAGGCTTAATCAGAGGTATTCTCGCTCCTGCAATTAAAAACTATGACTACATCATTCTTGACTGCGCCCCTGGATATAACCTAATCACGCGCAGTAGTATTGTGGCAAGCGATTATTACCTCATGCCTGCAAGACCTGAACCTCTTTCTGTAGTCGGGATTCAGCTATTAGAAAGACGTATTGAGAAACTCCGCGAAGTCTATCGAGATGACAAGTCTGTAAATATTCAACTATTAGGCATCATATTTAGTATGTCCGCAGGCTTTACCCTGAGCCGATATTACAATAAAGTCATGGATCGGGTAAGTAACGACTTTAGCAGTGCCAAGATTTTTAAGACTAAAATTCCCAATGATGTAAGTATTGCTAAAGCCGTAGATGATTTTATTCCTGTGTCATTATCTAACCCCAACTCAAGTGGTGCAAAGGCTTTTGCAGAAGCATCCGCAGAACTTTTGAAAAAGCTAGATGTCTCTCTCGGCATGAAGGAGCAAACTTCAAGATTGAGTTTGGTTGATTTGGAATAATTTAGTTGCGATGACAATCACTTTAACTGTAGGAGATTTTAATAATCGGGTTAAGGCAAACATAAAGACCAATGAAGTATTTTTTGTGTATGGATTGTTATGGCTAGATGAGCATGAAGCACGTCTTTACAGTTACTACGATGATTCTTATTTGCCAATATGCGATCCTGAAGCCTGTGAAATATTGCGATCTCACCTCTCCAATGAATACCTTGATGGCGCATTATTCCAAACTTGGGTAAGTGATGGAGCAAATAGTCTAGAAATTCATACCTTATATTGGGCAATCTGTGGCGATCTAGATAAAACTCCCCCATCAAAATGGGGAGATAAAATATTTATACGTCCATTGCCAGAGGAGTATGACTACAGGCGATAAGTACAGTAACTTCTTTAAAACAAGGTTTTAAAAATATGCCAGAAAAATTAATAGGCGATCGCAATTTAGACTTAAATTCCATTCCAACAACTAAATCTTGTCATCATTGCGAAGGCAAAGGCTATTTAGAGTTGCGAGACTGTTCTGGGGAAATCCAGAGAGAAGAAAATTGTTCTTTTTGCGGTGGCACTGGAAAAATCGAAATAGAAACCGACAAAAATATAAATTCAGCATAAAATCTCTTGATTACTGATTATGGGTTATGCCAGCATCAAGGCTATTCGTTTAGTCTTTCATTGAGATTCCGTAATGAAAAGTTCTCTATTTACGGCACTATTTACGGCAACTATTGCGATCGCCTTATTTGGCTGTGAGTCTCCTAGTCCAACCCCTAGCACACCCACTTCTAGTCCCACTGCAAGCACTTCTCCTGTCAATCAAGCGATCGCCAAAGTATCAGTGATTGAAGACAAGCCTGTATTTGTTACCCCTCAGCAAAATCCACAACCCAAAGAAATTGATGCTCAAGTCGGGATGGATTTATATGTATCAGACACAGTCCGCACAGAGGCAAATGGTAAAACTCAGGTTGAGTTTAATAATGGTGTAGGTTTTCGGATTGGTGGTAATGCCGTTTTACAGATTCAACCCCAAAATCGGCTACATCTCAAATCAGGCAAGATGATTACTTGGGTTAAACCGGGTTTGAAAGTTCCAACTGAGATCTCTACGGACTATGCAACTGCTGCTATTCGAGGCACAACTGCTTTTGTCGAAATTCCTAAGGATATCAATCAAGGCATTAGATTTTTCTCTTGGGAAGGAACAGTATCGGTGAAGTTACCAAATCAGCCTAAAGAGATTGTGTTAGTGACTGGAGAGGAAATTTTGGTCAAACCAAATGATACTAAGACTCCAGTTGTCCGCCGCTTAAGCTTGAAAGAGTGGAAATATAACGCGGCTCAAAAGAGTTCCTTACTACGTAGCTTTAAAATGCCTCTACCCACTCAAACAATTATCGATAAATTAATCCCCGGACAGCCGAGTCTTAATAAAGCTAATTAGATTTGATAGAAAGCTCAACCTAGATTTAGATTTAGTTTTAGTTTTATAAATTTGATGACTCTACTTCCTTTTTGATCTTTATTAATGCTTCTTCAGAATATTTGTGAGTGAAACTTTTTACCCCAATTTGAAAACATTTGTGGTACGAAGTATTACCACGCATACTCAGTTTCTTAATTGCTCCAACCACTTTATGCGTACTAATACCAAGCCTTTCGGCAATCATGCCACAAGTATAGGGATAGTAATCTTCTTGATTAAGTTGAATATTTGCTAATGCAATATCTGCCGATTCTAGGTCAGTTGTTACTCTCAATGCCGCATCTTCAGATTCGCCACTTTGTATAGCTTGAAACTGAGCTACCATACGGTCAATACTTTTTTCAAGTCTTACAATCTTTTCAGTAACTTCTTTGTTAACGACTCTAGTCAGTATTTGTTCTAACTCAGTAGGTGAAGTTTCAATGCGTGTTTCTCTACGCTTAGCATAAGCGTGACTTAGGGGAATGGTCTTATCTTGTTCTGAGTCCAAAGACGAAGACATATTATTTAGGCTGATTTAACTGATTTATGAACTAGATGGAATTTTGATGCTTGTTGAATACCTAAAACAACTTTATCAATTTCCTCTGCTGATAAAGCATTACCAAAACTATTATGCAATATTTCACTCAACTGGGTGTAACTAATACTGTTGAGTGATTGAGACAAATAGTTACCTAAATTTTCACCGTGATCAAAACCTGCACTGATATCGCAATCAGCTTCATCTTCAATTTGAGCAAGTCTCAATAGCTCTGCATCATCAATTTCTAGGTTCATAACTAGTCTCCGTTTTATACCACTCAAAATAAGTTAATTGCTCTTTTTCCTCATCTCTACCACAATCAATCATTTTCATCTGCCGATAAAAGTTTTCTGATTTTGGCAATGAGTGCAACCCAACTAATCCTCTATAACCCAATTCCTCGCTTCGTAACTGTGCAAACTTTAATAAAACTGTACCAACTAACTTATATGTTGGGACTGGCTGAAAACTTCGCCGATTCCAAGGTGCTGTTTCAAGTATCTGGACATAGACAAGCTTATTTTCTTGATTAAACCAAGAACGGTGATTTTGCGTTTCAAGAAGTATCAGTCCTTGAGTTATTTGCTCACATTCGATCGCATAGCCTTCGTAGTTATCCCTTGATAGATAAATTCGGTTCTTTGTATCCCAATTCCAATAATTTTCTTCCTCCTGAGTAGACTGTATGCGAGATCTCCAAAATGTTTTAAAATCATCCAGATGTTTTTGGTTGATTTTTGTTAATAGTGCAGTGACAAGCTGGTTATCAGCTACACGTAAAATCTTCGTGTTTTGATTCAAGTTATTAATTAAAACAAGCGTTAGAAGTATTTAGCTTTAATCATATAACGCGATTTATCTGATATTGAAATTTTACGAGATTTGAATATTGTACAGTATTCTTTAATCTTTTAAAAGAGCTTGCACAATAAGTGCTAAAACATTTACAAAAGAGCTTGCACAATAAGTGCTAAAACATTTACAAAAGAGCTTGCACAATAAGTGCTAAAACATTTACAAAATAGCTTTGCTTGTGAATTTACGTAAGCTTACGTAAATAACCATTATCGTAAGCTAGGTTGCACTATAAGCTTTTTGCATAAATTCGTAAGCTTATAAACTTATACGCACCTAAGACGACTAGGAGGATATCAAATCCCTCTCTTGTCGTTTTAGGTGCGTAGTCTAATCATGATTTAGATGAGTCTACTTTTCGGTCTAGTTAGAAGTCTTAGATTCTTAGAATAAGGTTCAAAACAGCTTGTTAAATTATTTTTTCAAAGTCCCTGTTTGTATTGCGCGATCGCTTTATGACAAATATTCAAAGTTAAGTGAAATTTGTTAAGGTAAATAGGAACTATTTGCAAGTAGAGTTAATGGATCGGCAACGTAGAAAAATATTAGAGTTGGGGCTTGGTGGCATCGGGTTAATTGGCGGCGCGCTCGCCTGTAGTCCGATCGCTACAAATCGAAATAATGAATCTGATAAATCGTTAGGCAATCCACCCAAAAAGGTTATGATTCCGCCGATAAATCTTAGTGCTGCCGCACAGGAACGGATTAAGACTAGTGGACTCGATCCGATCACTGCATTACGAGAATTTGATTATGGCAAGGTGACTCAAGAAAATGGGCGGACGGTGCGCGAGTTTCAGCTAACTGCAAAAAGTAAAACAGTTAAACTCAATGCCTCGACTGACTTTATTACTTGGAATGTGAACGATCGCGTGCCAGGTCCAACTTTGAGAGCAACAGAAGGCGATCACATCAGAATTGCCTTTGCCAATCAAGGCGGACATGCCCACTCACTGCATTTTCATGGTGAACATCCTTCAGAAATGGATGGCGTAAAACCAATTCGGAATGGGGCTGCAACAATTTATGAATTTGATGCCATGCCCTATGGTGTGCATTTATATCATTGTCACGTCGCACCTGTGGCACGCCATATTGGAAAAGGCTTGTACGGCATGTTTATTATCGACCCACCTACGCCGCGACCTCCTGCGGATGAGCTGGTGTTAATCATGGCAGGATATGACATCGATGGGGATGGACGTAATGAGATGTATGCCTTTAACGGATTACCACATTTCTATATGCAGCAACCGATCACTGTGCAGCAAAATCAGTTATTGCGTTTATATGTTCTTAATGTGATCGAGTTTGACCCTGTAGCGACATTTCATGTCCATGCCAATATGTTTCAGGTTTACCGCACAGGACGCGGCATGACTCCTAGGGAAGAAACCGATGTAATCACAATGGGAACAGCCGAGCGGCATATTCTGGAACTAACCTATCGATTTACAGGTAAGTATATGTTTCACCCCCATCAAGACACGATCGCGGAGGCTGGATGTATGGGCTTATTTGATGTTGTTGCTAGTTAGCCAAATATTTTATTGACAATTACTTGCAAGTTTATGCTCTAATAGGTTTAAATCAACTATTGCAAATTACTTGCATTACCTAGCAATTATTTACCCATTCATCCCACATTTATCTTCATGCTCGCAATCATCACCAAGTTAGTTAAGTCTTTAACTAAAATAAAAGCTTTTTTGACGCTATTCACCCTGTCCTTAGTTGGCGCGATCGCCATCTCAGCATGTACGAATATACCAACGGCAACTAGTCCAAATCCATCTGTCAGCAGTGCGACTAGTGAGTCCAAAGTAGAGTCTAAATCTGAGTCTCATAAAGACGGCATGAGCAGTCACACTAAAAATAAGATCAATATCAACGAAGCGATTCTGTCGGAGCTAGATAAGATCGAGGCAAAGCTAGGAGTTGCAGGACTATCAAATAAGATTCAGGCGGCGCGTCCCTATACTAAGGCTGAAGATTTAGTTACGAAAAAAGTAATCACAGCAGCACAGTTTGATCAAGTTAAAGATTTGGTCGGGACGGAAACCGTTGAGCTGAAGGGTGAAGCCAAAGATGTTGACTACTTAACTAAGTTGGGTCTGATGAAGGGGCATATGATTGTGGCAAAGGAATTACTTGATGTTCAGAAACCTGACCAAGCACTTCCCCACATTGAGCATCCTGTCGAAGAAATTTATGCTGATGTGGAAGGTCAACTAAAGGAGCGCAATGTCAAAGAATTTAAACAAGTGTTGATGGATTTACAACAGTTGGTGAAATCTAAGCCTAACGATCCCAGTATTACCGCAAAATATAATGATGCGATCGCAGGTATTGATGCGGCAATCTCAGCAATTCCTGAAACCCAACGTCAATCACCAAAGTTTGCCTTGCAAGTGATTAATACCATTCTCGATACGGCTGGCACAGAATATCGAGCAGCGATCGCTAATAACAAGATTAAAGAAATCATTGAATATCAAGACTCCCGTGGTTTCACTATTTATGTAGAGCAGTTGTATAAGAGCATCACACCAGTTATGGAAAAGGAATATCCCGATGTTCACAAGCAATTCACGGCAAGTTTAGCAAAACTCAAGTCGGCATATCCCAGTGCGATCGCCCCAGAACAACCTGTACTTTCTGTTGCGGATATGTCTGAACTCATCAAAGGCAACGAACAAGCTGCTACTAAAGTTTACGCAAAATCCTAAACCACTCTTTCTTCGGGTAATGGCGGCGCAAAGCGCCGC containing:
- a CDS encoding helix-hairpin-helix domain-containing protein; amino-acid sequence: MLAIITKLVKSLTKIKAFLTLFTLSLVGAIAISACTNIPTATSPNPSVSSATSESKVESKSESHKDGMSSHTKNKININEAILSELDKIEAKLGVAGLSNKIQAARPYTKAEDLVTKKVITAAQFDQVKDLVGTETVELKGEAKDVDYLTKLGLMKGHMIVAKELLDVQKPDQALPHIEHPVEEIYADVEGQLKERNVKEFKQVLMDLQQLVKSKPNDPSITAKYNDAIAGIDAAISAIPETQRQSPKFALQVINTILDTAGTEYRAAIANNKIKEIIEYQDSRGFTIYVEQLYKSITPVMEKEYPDVHKQFTASLAKLKSAYPSAIAPEQPVLSVADMSELIKGNEQAATKVYAKS